The Kiritimatiellia bacterium genome includes the window TCGCGCTCGCGCCAGCGTGATGTCCCCATACAGGTGGCGCTCATGGAATTCGTCGAAAATGACACAGGATACGCCGTGAAGGGAAGGGTCGGCGACCATCTGGCGCAGCAGAATCCCCTCCGTTACATAACGAATCCGCGTGGCTGACGAGCACACGGATTCGAAGCGCACCTGATAGCCCACTTCACGGCCCGGCGGGACCCCGAGTTCGTCCGCCACGCGGGCCGCGAGCAGCCGCGCCGCGATGCGGCGCGGCTGCAGCACGACAACCTGGCCATTGCCGAGACACCCGTTTTTGAGCAGCATCTGAGGAACCTGGGTGGATTTACCGGACCCGGTCGGCGCGCGGATGAGCAGGCGACGAGAACGGCGGTACGCGTCGGCAAGTGTCGCTTCGATGTCGTAAATGGGCAGTTTCGAATTCATCGCAAACGGCCCCTATCCGGGGAACGTCTAGCGCTCATGGCTTGAGCGATAGACAACGACAATGGGCGCACCTTCCAGTCCAAGCGCCTCGCGCATTGCCCCGATCAAATACGCCTGGTAGGAAGGCACAGACAATTCCGGCTGATTCACGAAAAAACAAAAGCGCAGCGGGCGCGTGCCGGTCTGCACCGCATAATAAAATTTGAGTCGTTTCCCGCCCACGCGCGGCGGGGCGACCCGAGCGACTGCGTCATGCAGGATCTTATTCAGGGTGCTGGTCGGGATCGTCGTCGAAATGTGCGCTGCGACCGCATCGATCGTCTCAATCGCCCTTCTCACATGATAGCCTGTGGTGGAGGACACGAAGACGACGGGCGCAAAGGACAGAAAATAGAGTTCGCGGCGCAACGCCTCCTCGTACTCACGCTGGGAAACTTTCGATTCTCCAGCGGCAAGATCCCATTTATTGACGAGCACAACACAGCCCTTTCGAGCGTCAAGGATCTTGCCGGCAATTTTCTTGTCCTGTTCCGTAGGCCCTTGGGCGGCGTCGATCATTAGGCCCACAACGTCCGCGCTCTCAATGCTCTGCTCCGCGCGGAGGATGCTCCACCGCTCGATGGGATCCTCGGCTCGCCGCAGCCGGCGGAGGCCGGCGGTATCGATAAGCCGGTAGTGCCGCACCTGGGGCCCTTTTCCGATGGTGAAGGGAATTTCGATGCTGTCGCGAGTGGTGCCCGGAACGGGAGATACAATCACGCGGTCGCTCTGCAGAACCCGATTAATGAACGAAGATTTGCCCGCGTTCGGCTTTCCGACGATGGCTACCCGGAGAGGTTCGGCCGCGCTTGGCGACGCGCCGGGCGGAAGGCGCTCAAGCACCGCGTTCAGCAGGCGGTCCACACCGCGATTGTGGAGCGCGGATACGGGAAAGGTGGGAAAACCCAGTTCGTCAAATTCGGGCGTCTGCGCGTCGAGGCGTTCGTTGTCGGCCTTGTTGGCGGCGAGCACGACGGGGCGCCCAGACTTTCTCAGGAGGTCGGCAACCTCCCGATCCAGCGGGGTAATGCCCGCCGTCGCATCGGTGACAAAAACGATGACTGCCGCGTCGGCGATAGCGATCTCCGCCTGTGCGCGCGCCGCCGCGGCGATTTCGTCG containing:
- the der gene encoding ribosome biogenesis GTPase Der; the encoded protein is MNRTIAIVGRPNVGKSALFNRIVGRRIAIVHDQPGVTRDRIVAEAEHRNQRFEVIDTGGLGAIDGAAPSDEIAAAARAQAEIAIADAAVIVFVTDATAGITPLDREVADLLRKSGRPVVLAANKADNERLDAQTPEFDELGFPTFPVSALHNRGVDRLLNAVLERLPPGASPSAAEPLRVAIVGKPNAGKSSFINRVLQSDRVIVSPVPGTTRDSIEIPFTIGKGPQVRHYRLIDTAGLRRLRRAEDPIERWSILRAEQSIESADVVGLMIDAAQGPTEQDKKIAGKILDARKGCVVLVNKWDLAAGESKVSQREYEEALRRELYFLSFAPVVFVSSTTGYHVRRAIETIDAVAAHISTTIPTSTLNKILHDAVARVAPPRVGGKRLKFYYAVQTGTRPLRFCFFVNQPELSVPSYQAYLIGAMREALGLEGAPIVVVYRSSHER